The Lysinibacillus pakistanensis genome includes a window with the following:
- a CDS encoding TetR/AcrR family transcriptional regulator, with amino-acid sequence MSPRKPSTQELTKEMIIHEAHKQFIAKDFHHVSMRSIAKELGCSHGAIYYHFKNKAEIFYAILGEYFSELNTTLENTVNGPEDSSTKLKNILVGYMAFGLNNQSQYELMFMVRDNEIDGLSQEAANLSYEKFAQSVQALSETELLLSDIHSTFIALHGFVAHYRHYVKNYEEAKEAVDVHARFLIKALNKVEL; translated from the coding sequence ATGTCACCGCGTAAACCATCAACACAGGAATTAACAAAAGAAATGATTATCCATGAGGCACATAAACAATTTATTGCGAAGGATTTTCACCATGTATCGATGCGTAGTATTGCGAAAGAGTTAGGCTGTAGTCATGGGGCAATATACTATCATTTTAAAAATAAAGCAGAAATATTTTATGCTATTTTAGGCGAATACTTTTCTGAATTAAACACTACTTTAGAGAATACAGTGAATGGCCCTGAAGATAGTTCTACAAAGCTAAAAAATATTTTAGTAGGATATATGGCATTTGGTTTAAATAATCAAAGTCAATATGAATTAATGTTTATGGTGAGGGACAATGAGATTGATGGACTCTCCCAAGAGGCAGCCAACCTTAGCTATGAAAAATTTGCACAATCCGTACAAGCTTTATCAGAAACTGAGCTGCTACTTTCAGATATCCATTCTACATTTATTGCGTTGCATGGATTTGTAGCACATTACCGTCATTATGTTAAAAATTATGAGGAAGCAAAGGAAGCAGTAGATGTACATGCAAGATTTCTTATCAAAGCATTAAATAAAGTTGAGCTCTAG
- a CDS encoding methyl-accepting chemotaxis protein: MPKLNIINKLKGSLLYKYIASFTIPIAIISIIFSVVLFITSYRIIDDFVITQFESSLEIVSNSIFEDLEKNDVIAADNGNHQKYEQLLKQLNGTVNKYDIENAYILSRSNGKEHIVALSNKDNYKEDYVFDEKMNVALDAGSLQISDIYQDEYGIHKSIFIPFKNTDILFGLDMDASFISKLQTETLWICIIMTVIFILLGIIVAYFISIGITKPIKKITGYVGRVAKGDLAVEPLQIKGSNEIAQLSLGIENMTEDLRLLIQQIAENAEQVAAMSEELTASSEQTSASIQQITSSMQEVAAGSEKQTTSIEEVENHISVISTKMAEVVSSVNDVTAKAISASTISEKGNTTIQNATEKMTVTTTAIQETSAVVERLSTYTNEIGDIVTLINQITDQTNLLALNASIEAARAGEHGKGFAVVAEEVRKLADQSLAATNSIRTRIETIKEESAQAVKSMGISSSNLVESSTTFNASGEAFGEINTQIMELTKEMNHVNTIITNMNQGVNSIAISVEEVGIVAVQASGNIQNVAAASEEQSASIEEITASSNNLAEMAQQLRHIIQKFQL; the protein is encoded by the coding sequence ATGCCAAAGTTGAATATAATAAATAAATTAAAGGGTTCTTTACTTTATAAATATATTGCAAGCTTCACCATTCCCATTGCTATTATTTCAATCATATTTAGTGTGGTACTTTTTATAACGTCTTATCGAATTATCGATGATTTTGTCATTACACAGTTTGAGTCATCATTAGAAATTGTTTCTAATTCTATTTTCGAAGATTTAGAAAAAAATGATGTCATTGCTGCAGACAATGGGAATCATCAAAAATATGAACAACTACTAAAGCAATTAAATGGCACAGTGAATAAATACGATATTGAAAATGCATATATCCTTTCCCGCTCTAACGGAAAGGAGCATATCGTCGCTTTAAGCAACAAAGATAATTACAAAGAAGATTATGTTTTCGATGAAAAAATGAATGTTGCTTTAGACGCTGGTTCTTTGCAAATAAGCGATATTTATCAAGATGAATATGGTATTCATAAATCCATTTTTATACCATTTAAAAACACGGACATTTTATTCGGTTTAGATATGGATGCTTCCTTTATCTCTAAGCTACAAACAGAGACACTTTGGATATGTATCATTATGACGGTGATTTTCATCCTATTAGGGATTATTGTCGCTTATTTCATTAGCATTGGTATTACAAAACCAATAAAAAAAATAACTGGTTATGTTGGCAGGGTAGCCAAGGGAGATTTAGCTGTTGAACCTCTACAAATCAAAGGTTCCAATGAAATCGCACAGCTTTCTCTGGGCATCGAAAATATGACAGAAGATTTACGCTTACTAATTCAGCAAATCGCAGAAAATGCTGAACAAGTCGCTGCTATGTCAGAGGAATTAACAGCAAGTTCTGAGCAAACAAGCGCATCCATACAGCAAATTACATCTTCCATGCAGGAAGTTGCAGCTGGTTCAGAAAAGCAAACAACCTCCATAGAAGAGGTAGAAAATCATATCTCAGTAATCTCTACAAAAATGGCTGAGGTCGTTTCGAGCGTGAATGATGTGACAGCAAAGGCAATTAGTGCATCCACAATTTCTGAAAAAGGTAATACGACAATTCAAAATGCAACTGAGAAAATGACTGTCACTACTACTGCCATTCAAGAGACTTCAGCAGTTGTGGAACGTTTAAGCACATACACAAATGAAATTGGTGACATTGTGACCTTAATTAACCAAATAACGGACCAAACCAATTTACTCGCGTTAAATGCATCTATTGAAGCAGCAAGAGCTGGCGAACATGGTAAGGGCTTTGCCGTTGTTGCAGAGGAAGTACGTAAGCTTGCTGATCAATCATTAGCAGCAACTAACAGTATTCGAACACGGATTGAAACCATTAAAGAGGAATCTGCACAGGCTGTAAAATCTATGGGAATTAGCAGCAGTAATCTTGTGGAAAGCTCAACAACCTTCAATGCATCTGGTGAGGCCTTTGGAGAAATTAATACACAAATTATGGAGCTAACAAAGGAAATGAATCATGTCAATACGATCATTACCAACATGAACCAAGGTGTGAACAGTATTGCTATTTCTGTAGAAGAAGTTGGTATAGTAGCCGTTCAAGCATCAGGAAATATTCAAAATGTAGCAGCAGCGTCTGAGGAACAATCAGCAAGCATCGAAGAAATTACTGCATCTTCCAATAATTTAGCGGAGATGGCACAACAGCTTCGTCATATCATACAAAAATTTCAGCTATAA
- a CDS encoding cupin domain-containing protein: MKISKQNAEHYCWGELCDGWHLVKNKKLSIIHERMPAKTTEINHYHHHAQQFFFVLSGTATIEINGNPIILQEGEGIEVPPLTPHQMQNNTEKDIEFLVISQPNSRGDRIPL, from the coding sequence TTGAAAATCAGCAAACAAAATGCAGAGCATTATTGTTGGGGAGAACTATGTGATGGCTGGCATCTAGTTAAAAATAAAAAGCTTAGTATTATTCATGAGCGTATGCCAGCTAAAACAACAGAAATTAACCATTATCATCATCATGCACAACAATTTTTCTTTGTTCTGTCTGGCACCGCAACAATCGAAATTAACGGAAATCCCATTATATTACAGGAAGGTGAAGGTATAGAAGTTCCTCCTTTAACACCGCATCAAATGCAAAATAATACAGAGAAAGATATAGAGTTTTTAGTTATTTCACAGCCTAATAGTAGAGGCGATCGTATTCCACTATAA
- a CDS encoding N-acetyltransferase, with the protein MEYLQMTSNQIEQEHICCALGAKQYEQAVKEKKKWLMNRINDGLVFYRLNERAKVFIEYLPAHQAWAPIEAPNYMYINCLWVSGKYKNQHHARRLLEKCIEDAQAQGMDGIVHIVGKKKLPFLSDKRFFEHLGFKIIDHAAPYFELAVYKFNDEAVEPSFKFHTSDLKSQGDGIIIYYTAQCPFAVGVINDLRDATVKKGIPFHAYQLTTKEEAQNAPIIWTTFGLFYNGQFVTHEIMSVNKFEKFLNTL; encoded by the coding sequence GTGGAGTATCTTCAAATGACTAGCAATCAAATTGAACAGGAGCATATATGTTGTGCACTTGGCGCTAAGCAATACGAGCAAGCAGTAAAAGAAAAGAAAAAATGGTTAATGAATCGCATAAACGATGGGCTGGTTTTTTATCGATTGAATGAGCGGGCAAAGGTTTTTATCGAATATTTACCCGCTCATCAGGCCTGGGCTCCTATTGAGGCACCCAATTATATGTATATAAATTGTCTATGGGTTTCAGGGAAATATAAAAATCAGCATCATGCTAGACGATTACTTGAAAAGTGTATAGAGGATGCACAAGCACAGGGAATGGATGGGATTGTCCATATAGTAGGAAAGAAAAAGCTTCCTTTTTTAAGTGATAAACGTTTTTTTGAGCATTTGGGATTTAAAATTATAGATCATGCAGCCCCTTATTTTGAGCTAGCTGTCTATAAATTTAACGACGAAGCTGTTGAGCCATCATTTAAATTTCATACGAGCGATCTAAAATCTCAGGGAGATGGTATTATCATATACTATACTGCTCAATGTCCCTTTGCAGTAGGTGTTATAAATGATTTAAGGGATGCTACTGTAAAAAAAGGTATCCCTTTTCATGCCTATCAGCTAACCACAAAAGAAGAAGCACAGAATGCACCTATTATTTGGACAACCTTTGGATTATTTTATAATGGGCAGTTCGTGACACATGAAATTATGAGTGTCAACAAATTTGAAAAGTTTTTAAACACATTATGA
- a CDS encoding zinc-dependent alcohol dehydrogenase family protein translates to MKAKSIKYYEFGNPLEVLKFENKTIKPPQAQEIIVRMLARPINPSDLIPIWGKYAHRISLPTIPGYEGIGIVEAVGPSVSQNLIGTRVLPLRGDGTWQEIVQSRAEFSVPIPDSIDDFTAAQMYINPMTAWVTCTEVLKLRPDDVLLVNACGSAIGHIFAQLAKLIGFQLIAVTRNNKHTDDLLQFGASYVIDTSIIPFYETVMEITNGQGADAAIDSIGGTAGNELAFCVKSGGEFLAIGLLSGVQVNWQSIVKEANVRANIFHLRHWNKQVSVERWQDTFHQLIHLVSSGMLKMMAVDSHYDLLEIQKAIKIVESSKTTKGKVFLTSY, encoded by the coding sequence TTGAAAGCAAAAAGCATTAAATACTATGAATTTGGAAATCCCCTAGAGGTTTTAAAGTTTGAAAATAAAACGATTAAGCCACCACAAGCACAGGAAATAATTGTTCGGATGCTAGCACGACCTATAAATCCATCTGACTTAATACCAATTTGGGGGAAGTATGCTCATCGAATTTCTTTACCAACTATTCCTGGCTATGAGGGAATAGGTATCGTAGAGGCTGTAGGTCCTTCTGTTTCTCAAAATCTTATCGGTACACGTGTATTACCTTTACGAGGAGATGGAACTTGGCAGGAGATTGTTCAATCAAGAGCAGAATTTTCCGTACCAATTCCAGATTCAATAGATGATTTTACCGCTGCCCAAATGTATATTAACCCCATGACCGCTTGGGTTACTTGTACAGAAGTACTAAAACTGCGTCCAGATGATGTTTTATTAGTAAATGCCTGTGGATCTGCTATTGGTCATATTTTTGCTCAGCTAGCAAAGTTGATTGGTTTTCAGCTTATTGCAGTAACGAGAAATAATAAGCATACAGATGATTTACTTCAGTTTGGTGCTTCCTACGTAATTGATACCTCTATAATACCGTTCTATGAAACGGTAATGGAAATTACTAATGGCCAAGGAGCTGATGCAGCTATTGATTCTATCGGAGGAACAGCTGGTAATGAGCTTGCATTCTGTGTAAAATCGGGCGGAGAATTTTTAGCGATTGGTCTTTTATCAGGCGTACAAGTGAACTGGCAAAGTATTGTGAAGGAGGCCAATGTTAGGGCTAATATATTCCATTTACGCCATTGGAATAAGCAGGTTTCTGTAGAAAGATGGCAAGATACATTCCATCAATTAATACACTTGGTGAGTAGTGGTATGTTAAAAATGATGGCAGTTGATTCTCATTATGATTTATTAGAGATTCAAAAAGCAATAAAGATTGTGGAATCATCAAAAACAACTAAAGGAAAGGTTTTTCTAACAAGCTATTAA
- a CDS encoding polysaccharide deacetylase family protein, translating into MKKKITYLGIILFFIVVLAFGAYKLMNARDYQLFGKIISHIDTTEKVVALTFDDGPTKNVSTILTLLDDYDAKATFFLIGKDLEENLEEGKKIVNAGHQIGNHTYSHKRMVFKSPTFYKNEIEKTDELIKSIGYPDIPPVRPPYGKKLIGFPLYLSKTNHDTITWNLEPDSFYSTPDEKINYVKEHIQSGSIILMHPMYDNTDSELQAIEGILQSLTEDGYRFVTIKELQDKSENLHK; encoded by the coding sequence CTGAAAAAGAAAATTACTTATTTAGGAATTATTCTTTTTTTCATTGTTGTTTTAGCATTTGGTGCTTATAAGTTAATGAATGCTAGAGACTATCAACTTTTTGGCAAGATTATCTCTCATATTGACACTACAGAAAAGGTTGTAGCATTAACTTTTGATGACGGTCCAACTAAAAATGTCAGTACCATTTTAACATTACTGGATGACTACGATGCTAAAGCAACCTTTTTTTTAATTGGAAAAGATCTTGAAGAAAATTTAGAAGAGGGTAAAAAAATTGTGAATGCCGGTCATCAAATTGGCAATCATACCTATTCACATAAGCGAATGGTTTTTAAAAGCCCTACCTTTTACAAAAATGAAATAGAAAAAACAGATGAACTTATAAAAAGTATTGGCTATCCAGATATCCCGCCTGTTCGACCGCCGTATGGGAAAAAGCTAATTGGATTTCCACTTTATTTAAGTAAAACAAATCATGATACAATAACGTGGAATTTGGAGCCTGACTCCTTCTATTCAACACCTGATGAAAAAATTAATTATGTGAAAGAACATATTCAATCTGGCTCGATTATTTTAATGCATCCCATGTATGACAATACAGACAGTGAACTGCAAGCAATCGAAGGTATTTTGCAGTCACTTACTGAGGATGGATACCGCTTTGTCACCATTAAAGAACTTCAGGATAAATCTGAGAATCTGCACAAATGA
- a CDS encoding SDR family NAD(P)-dependent oxidoreductase, with translation MKTALVIGASGGMGYALVNELVRRQIKVRAFARHKEKLVTLFHHTKNVEIIAGDIFNEQDISQASKGVDVIFHAISFPYQDWEKLHIPCLEMVIKIAEKQGARIALVDNIYAYGKQSVRDVTEETLKRPHTKKGKIRLSMENKLKDSHVPSVIVHFPDLYGPNAENTILYETLKSVVQGKKANFVGNMKVKREFLYTVDGAKAMVELALRDDTYNQNWNVPATHTISGVQLVEILSELTGYKKGIRTVSKGMLQLIGIFSPPMKEVVEMFYLTEEPVILSGEKYEKEIGPLPRTSYRAGLEETILWMQQKGR, from the coding sequence TTGAAAACAGCTTTAGTTATCGGAGCATCAGGTGGAATGGGTTATGCTCTTGTAAATGAATTAGTAAGGCGACAAATAAAGGTGAGGGCCTTTGCACGACACAAAGAAAAATTAGTTACTTTATTTCACCATACCAAAAATGTTGAAATCATTGCAGGTGATATCTTCAATGAACAGGATATTAGTCAGGCTTCGAAAGGGGTAGATGTAATTTTTCATGCAATAAGTTTTCCGTATCAGGATTGGGAAAAGCTACATATACCGTGCCTAGAAATGGTCATAAAAATAGCTGAAAAACAAGGAGCGAGGATAGCACTTGTCGATAATATATATGCATATGGGAAACAATCGGTCAGAGATGTAACTGAGGAGACATTGAAAAGACCACATACAAAGAAGGGAAAAATTCGATTGTCCATGGAAAATAAATTAAAAGATAGCCATGTACCTTCTGTAATCGTTCATTTTCCAGATTTATATGGACCAAATGCAGAAAATACCATTCTCTATGAAACATTAAAAAGTGTTGTCCAAGGTAAAAAAGCTAATTTTGTAGGAAATATGAAGGTGAAGAGGGAATTCCTTTATACAGTTGATGGTGCAAAGGCTATGGTTGAACTAGCCTTAAGGGATGATACATACAATCAAAATTGGAATGTACCAGCTACACATACAATTTCCGGGGTTCAATTAGTGGAGATTCTAAGCGAATTAACTGGCTACAAGAAAGGAATCAGAACTGTATCTAAAGGAATGTTACAATTAATAGGAATATTCTCTCCACCTATGAAAGAAGTAGTTGAAATGTTTTATTTAACAGAGGAACCAGTTATTTTAAGTGGGGAAAAGTATGAAAAGGAAATTGGTCCTTTACCACGTACTTCTTATAGAGCTGGTCTAGAGGAAACCATTTTATGGATGCAACAGAAGGGAAGATAA
- a CDS encoding PLP-dependent cysteine synthase family protein, which translates to MGQVIANKIKQSITELIGHTPLLALNQYVKEQQLETEIIVKLEYFNPANSVKDRIAKAMIEDAEAQGVLTKDKTIIETTSGNTGIGLAAIAAAKGYKLRIYMQDGVSEERTKVVKAYGTEVVPFSEVPEMVTAFEETDGDFVETIKVFRETVVDREENVVFLNQLDNEANPNIHKLTTGPEIWDDTDGDIDIFVASIGTGGTISGVGAFLKSKNSKIQIIGVEPAINSIATVDNPDIIEITGVHRFSDADEARVPSNVHLEIIDEVLEVETVQAYEAARAVAKTDGLLVGTSSGAALFAATVLAKRPENKGKRIVVILPDTGLRYLSTDLF; encoded by the coding sequence ATGGGTCAAGTAATTGCAAATAAAATAAAGCAATCCATAACGGAGTTAATTGGGCATACTCCACTTTTGGCCTTAAACCAATATGTCAAAGAACAACAGCTTGAAACTGAAATTATTGTAAAGTTAGAATACTTTAATCCAGCAAATAGTGTGAAAGATCGTATAGCTAAAGCCATGATTGAGGATGCTGAAGCTCAAGGTGTTTTAACAAAGGACAAAACAATTATTGAAACAACTAGTGGAAATACTGGTATTGGTCTAGCGGCAATTGCAGCAGCAAAAGGTTATAAGCTTCGGATTTACATGCAGGATGGGGTAAGTGAGGAGCGCACAAAGGTTGTAAAGGCATATGGGACTGAGGTAGTACCATTTTCTGAAGTTCCAGAAATGGTGACTGCCTTTGAGGAGACAGACGGTGATTTTGTAGAAACAATTAAAGTTTTTAGAGAAACCGTCGTTGATCGTGAGGAAAATGTAGTATTTCTTAATCAACTTGACAATGAGGCCAATCCAAACATTCATAAGCTAACAACAGGTCCTGAGATTTGGGATGATACGGACGGTGATATTGATATTTTTGTAGCCTCAATAGGGACGGGCGGGACAATAAGTGGTGTAGGTGCCTTCTTAAAATCTAAAAACTCAAAGATTCAAATTATAGGAGTGGAGCCAGCTATTAACTCCATTGCAACCGTTGATAATCCAGATATAATTGAAATTACGGGTGTTCATCGCTTCTCTGACGCTGATGAGGCACGCGTTCCATCGAATGTTCATTTAGAGATTATTGATGAAGTGCTTGAAGTAGAAACTGTTCAAGCCTATGAAGCCGCTCGTGCAGTAGCGAAAACAGATGGACTATTAGTAGGTACCTCATCAGGTGCTGCCTTATTCGCTGCTACTGTTCTTGCAAAACGTCCTGAGAATAAAGGAAAAAGAATAGTGGTCATCCTTCCAGATACTGGCCTTCGTTATTTATCAACTGATTTATTTTAA
- a CDS encoding formate/nitrite transporter family protein, whose amino-acid sequence MKETIAEVCITAETKITMMKQRPANYFLQAVLGGLYIGFGILLIVTIGGLFDPAGVPSMKVVQGLSFGVALSMVMMAGANLFTGDNLVLSISTLSKKSTPLEMIGIWTFSYIGNFCGSLLGAGLFFYAGLAVGDTANYVEKIATVKMNGGFVVLLCRGILCNLLVCLAVWCAYKLKTEIAKLAMIFCCIFPFITSGFEHSIANMTLFCLALFIPHGEMVSLAGAIANLVPVTIGNIIGGAIIGIIYWINGRERS is encoded by the coding sequence ATGAAAGAGACAATAGCTGAGGTTTGTATAACTGCGGAAACAAAAATAACAATGATGAAGCAAAGACCTGCCAATTATTTCTTACAAGCAGTTTTAGGTGGCCTTTATATCGGCTTTGGCATTTTGCTTATCGTCACAATTGGTGGTTTGTTTGATCCTGCTGGCGTACCAAGTATGAAAGTTGTACAAGGTTTATCATTTGGCGTGGCGCTTAGTATGGTGATGATGGCTGGAGCAAATTTATTCACAGGGGATAATTTAGTTTTATCAATTAGTACATTATCCAAAAAATCTACACCCCTAGAAATGATAGGTATTTGGACATTTAGCTACATAGGAAATTTTTGTGGCTCCCTATTAGGCGCTGGGTTATTTTTTTATGCAGGGCTTGCGGTGGGAGATACAGCCAATTATGTTGAAAAAATAGCTACTGTTAAGATGAATGGAGGATTTGTCGTCCTTTTATGCCGAGGAATCCTGTGTAATCTGCTTGTCTGTTTAGCAGTATGGTGTGCCTATAAATTAAAAACAGAAATTGCAAAATTAGCTATGATTTTTTGTTGTATTTTTCCATTTATTACTTCGGGGTTTGAGCATAGCATCGCCAATATGACATTATTTTGTCTTGCCCTCTTTATACCTCATGGTGAAATGGTATCGCTGGCGGGAGCCATCGCCAATTTAGTACCTGTTACAATTGGAAATATAATTGGCGGAGCAATTATTGGTATTATTTATTGGATAAATGGTAGAGAAAGAAGTTAA
- a CDS encoding pyridoxal phosphate-dependent decarboxylase family protein, with protein MKKIQQLFQSEDGNIQQRENFLSLLEKIVSSLDALKNPNKTSLGPMKERSSNFYQELMQDNQIANTGVGLNQVVEELTQLMQGHPYHTRNFVTNVLPMASIPGILGQFTNALLNGNNLWDVYGPAAAECEVKVVAMMSKLVGYDYTKSFGYTTWGGQGAVFSGLRLAIAKQFPQAKEEGIPNNLYCFASENAHYSLLKSIEAVGIGSKHLVRVKAGKDHSMDINDLQARMTEVIENGGIPVYVVATTGATDQFAIDDVQAIKEVTIGLEKKYALQPIHIHADSALGGFYAFFNDYDFTANPLQLEAEVLQGLRHIRTRMQHLAIADSLCFDFQKLGQTPYLTSLFLIKEGNSLQLLDIEDFDTPYVGNRGYGSYHTGYTLECSRMGSSIAIYAALQAFGKEGYQQILANYVRVNLAFRTQLAEHAPMLQVVNGTNIGPVTAFRLYPDGYNWHTEQAGCYTQDQIEYINAINASFFEIIGQDRDEVFFGDTTRFCTVRTSDTKQQIPVAAAKFFAISPYTETEHIHAMVHFLKQKLQVLEDAKVEYNK; from the coding sequence ATGAAAAAAATCCAACAATTATTCCAAAGCGAAGATGGAAATATCCAGCAAAGGGAGAATTTTTTATCCCTATTAGAGAAAATTGTTTCCTCTCTAGATGCATTAAAGAATCCCAATAAAACGTCTCTTGGACCAATGAAAGAGCGTTCCTCTAATTTCTATCAAGAATTAATGCAAGACAATCAAATAGCAAATACAGGGGTTGGGCTCAATCAGGTTGTGGAAGAACTTACACAGTTGATGCAAGGACACCCTTATCATACGCGTAATTTTGTCACGAATGTATTACCAATGGCTAGTATCCCTGGTATATTGGGCCAGTTTACAAATGCCCTTTTGAACGGTAACAATCTATGGGATGTTTATGGACCTGCTGCTGCAGAGTGTGAAGTAAAAGTTGTAGCGATGATGTCGAAGTTAGTAGGCTATGACTACACTAAGAGCTTTGGCTATACAACTTGGGGAGGACAAGGGGCTGTATTTAGTGGTCTTCGTCTTGCCATTGCTAAGCAATTTCCACAGGCAAAGGAAGAGGGTATTCCAAATAATTTATATTGCTTTGCATCAGAAAATGCACATTATAGCCTATTAAAATCGATTGAAGCGGTAGGTATAGGAAGTAAGCATTTAGTACGTGTAAAAGCTGGAAAAGACCATTCCATGGATATTAATGACTTACAGGCACGTATGACAGAGGTTATTGAAAATGGTGGAATCCCAGTCTATGTAGTAGCTACAACAGGCGCTACGGATCAATTTGCCATTGATGATGTACAAGCCATTAAGGAAGTCACTATAGGTCTTGAGAAAAAATATGCCTTACAACCGATACATATCCATGCTGATTCCGCTTTGGGAGGCTTTTACGCATTTTTCAACGATTACGACTTTACTGCCAATCCCCTTCAGCTAGAGGCAGAGGTATTACAGGGATTGAGACATATTCGTACACGTATGCAGCATCTAGCAATTGCAGATAGCCTGTGCTTTGACTTCCAAAAGCTTGGTCAGACACCATATTTAACTAGCTTATTCCTTATAAAAGAGGGTAACAGTTTACAGTTACTTGATATTGAGGACTTTGATACACCATACGTCGGCAATCGTGGTTATGGCTCCTACCATACAGGCTATACATTAGAGTGCTCACGAATGGGAAGTTCAATAGCTATTTATGCAGCTTTACAGGCATTTGGTAAAGAAGGCTATCAACAAATATTAGCCAATTATGTGCGTGTTAATTTAGCATTCCGTACACAATTAGCGGAGCATGCACCTATGCTGCAAGTAGTAAATGGAACGAATATTGGACCCGTTACAGCCTTTCGTTTATATCCAGATGGCTATAACTGGCACACGGAGCAGGCAGGTTGCTATACACAAGACCAAATTGAATATATAAATGCGATTAATGCCTCTTTCTTTGAAATTATAGGTCAGGATCGAGACGAAGTATTTTTTGGTGATACAACACGTTTTTGTACTGTCCGCACAAGTGATACAAAGCAACAAATTCCAGTTGCAGCTGCAAAATTCTTTGCTATTTCTCCTTATACTGAAACAGAACATATCCATGCTATGGTTCATTTCCTGAAACAAAAACTGCAAGTATTGGAGGATGCCAAAGTTGAATATAATAAATAA
- a CDS encoding VOC family protein: MKITKVKLYAYDLHKMKEFYSTQLGFSLIKNTDHYFTVAFGESTITFEKIPASVQKQYHFALNIPCNLFQQAKSWVKERAEILSSAEEDEVYFDTLKAFSCYFYDPEENIIELIARQEVNPKIDAMSFSSEHVLNIGEMNITTDTIYLVANTLKKYGIIPMNNNEICADSLTFMGNYEDGANLLLGPSERIWYFSNKKAIVSPIVIEINNHLLLCLNEKAEFTITRL; this comes from the coding sequence GTGAAAATTACCAAAGTAAAGCTATATGCATATGATTTACATAAAATGAAGGAATTTTATAGTACACAATTAGGATTTTCATTAATAAAAAATACCGATCATTATTTTACTGTTGCATTCGGTGAAAGTACTATAACGTTTGAAAAAATTCCTGCTTCTGTACAAAAGCAATATCATTTTGCTTTAAATATTCCATGTAATTTATTTCAACAGGCTAAAAGTTGGGTAAAAGAGCGTGCGGAAATACTGTCTTCAGCTGAAGAAGATGAAGTATATTTTGACACATTAAAGGCCTTTTCCTGTTATTTTTATGACCCAGAGGAAAATATTATAGAGCTTATTGCAAGACAGGAAGTTAATCCTAAAATAGATGCCATGTCTTTTTCATCAGAGCATGTGCTAAACATCGGTGAAATGAATATCACAACAGATACTATTTATTTAGTAGCAAATACATTAAAAAAATATGGGATTATACCAATGAATAATAATGAAATTTGCGCAGATAGTCTTACGTTTATGGGGAATTATGAGGATGGAGCAAATTTATTATTAGGACCAAGTGAACGTATATGGTATTTTTCAAATAAAAAAGCGATTGTCAGTCCAATAGTGATAGAAATTAACAATCATCTACTACTGTGTTTGAATGAGAAGGCTGAGTTTACAATTACGCGGCTATAA
- a CDS encoding GatB/YqeY domain-containing protein, with product MLKTEVFEQLKNAMREKDALAKGVLSLLKSALDLAEKEKGGALSSDEEIAIINREVKQTNQALEGAQNAGRADLIEKEEAKLVLLKSFLPKQLTEEEVAEKLTAAGIVKGMGMGDAMKIAKPLLTGQAEGAVISKVVKSII from the coding sequence TTGTTAAAAACAGAGGTATTTGAACAATTAAAAAATGCGATGAGAGAGAAGGATGCATTGGCAAAAGGCGTATTGTCGCTGTTGAAATCTGCATTAGATTTAGCGGAGAAGGAAAAGGGAGGGGCTTTATCTTCTGATGAAGAAATTGCAATTATCAATCGGGAGGTAAAGCAAACAAATCAAGCTTTAGAGGGTGCCCAAAATGCAGGAAGAGCGGATTTAATTGAAAAAGAGGAAGCGAAATTAGTACTATTAAAATCATTCTTGCCAAAGCAATTAACAGAAGAAGAAGTTGCAGAGAAGCTTACAGCGGCTGGAATAGTAAAGGGAATGGGCATGGGAGACGCAATGAAAATTGCCAAACCTTTGTTAACAGGTCAAGCTGAGGGTGCTGTTATTTCAAAAGTTGTGAAGAGTATTATTTAA